From Deltaproteobacteria bacterium:
GCGCCGCCTGACCGAGGTGATCGTCGACGGGCCGGCGGGCGTGCGCGTCATCCCGGCGGCGAGTGGCTGCGAGGAGCTGACCGCCCTCGGACCCGCCGAGCGCCTGCGCCTCCTCGACGAGGTCGACGCGCTCGACCAGGCGCTCGACGTGCTCCTGGTGGACGCGGCCGCGGGCATCTCGTCCAACGTGCTCCATTTCACCGCCGCCGCGGCCGACGCGCTCCTCGTCATCACGCCCGAGCCCACCGCTTTGACCGACGCCTACGCGCTCATGAAGGTGCTCGCCGCGCGCTACGGGCGGCGCGAGTTCCTGATCGCCGTCAACATGGCGGCGGGCGCGGTCGATGCCGAGGCGGCCTTCGCGCGCCTGGCGCGTGTGGCCGAGCGCTTCCTCCGCGTCCGCGTCGAGTACCAGGGCTACGTGCCCTATGACGACGCCGTACGGCGCGCGGTGCGCGAGCAGCTCCCGGTGCTGCTCGCCGCGCCCGGAGCGCCGGCGAGCCAGGCGCTCGTGCAGCTCGCCGCGCGCCTCGCGACACGCCCGCCGTCGGCGCCGACTGGCGGCGTGCAGTTCTTCTTCCGGCGGCTTCTCGGCGAGGGGAGGCGATCATGATGGGGACGGGACACGGCGCCGCGCGCCGGCGCGCGGGGCGGGCCGCCACGGCCTACGCGCCGCTCGCCGGGAACCGGGAGGACGTGCTGCGCCGCCACCTGCCTCTCGTGCGACGCGTGGTACAGCGCCTGGCGGCGCGCAAGCCGCCGCACATCGAGCTCGACGATCTGGTTTCGTGGGGCATCGTCGGCCTCCTCGATGCCATCGGCAAGTATGATCCGAGGAAGGAGGCGTCGTTCTCCACCTACGCGCAGTTCCGCATCCGCGGCGCGATCCTGGACCATCTGCGCTCGCTCGACTGGGTGCCGCGCAGCGTGCGGCAGAAGGCGAGCCTGATCGAGAAGACGGCGCACACGCTCGAGGGCGCGCTCGGCCGGCCGCCGAGGGAGGAGGAGATCGCGCGCGAGCTCGGGCTCTCGCTCGAGACCTACCAGGAGCTGCTCGCCCGCATCGGCGAGATGAGCCTCTTCAGCCTCGAGGACCTCGGCTTCGGACGCGGCGAGGAGCGCCTGAACCTGGAGCGCCGCTTCGAGGAGGACGAGGAGGATCCGCTCGGGGCGCTGCTCACGCGGGAGCGCGTCGATCTGGTCGCCGCGGCGATCGCGCGCCTGCCGGAGCGCGAGAAGCTGGTGATCACGCTCTACTACCACGAGGAGCTCACCATGAAGGAGGTGGGCGCCGTGCTCGGGTTGACGGAGTCGCGCGTCTCGCAGCTCCACTCGCAGGCGATGCTGCGCTTGAAGGTGCCGCTCAGCCATCACTTCGGCGACCGGCACGACGAGCAGGAGCGGTGATGCCGAGCCCGACCGGGGACGGCCTGGTGCCGAGGGAGCTCAAGATCCCGAACTGCGCTGCCGATACACCGTTGGGGAACCGGCAGGCCGCCGTCCGGGGCTTGAGCGATGAAGGTCAATGACCCGAAAGTCCCGCTGCATCCGCCACTTGGCGGCACAAACGGGCTCGCCGGGCTGGCGAGCGAGGAGGGCTCCCTCGATCGCCTGCGCGAGGAGAAGGTGACGGGGCTGCGTGCCCTGATGGCCACGGGCACCTACAGCGCCAACGTCCAGGACGTGGCGCGCCGGTTCCTGCGCGAGCTGCTCGAGGAGCTGCTCGCCGGCCGGGTCTAGGGCGCGGCGCGCGTCCGGCCGACGATCCGGCCCGGGATGGGGAGAGCGATGCTGGTCCTGACACGGAAGTTGGGCGAGGTGATCCGGGTCGGCGACGCCGTCACGGTGCACGTCCTCGAGGTGCGGGGCAACCAGGTGCGGCTCGGCGTGGAAGCGCCCGCCGACGTGCGCATCTACCGCGAAGAGATCTACCGCGCGATCCTTGAGGCGGGCGAGAGCCCGCACCCCATTCGCCCGGGCGGCCGCGCCCCCCGGTTACAAAAATAGCTCGCGGCGTACAGCTTTGTCCGGCAGCGCGCTCGCGGCGCGCCGGCGCCGGCCTGCATCGTGCCCCCGGAACGTCAGACTTACCGCAAGCTTGAGGGCAATTTCCTGACCCTGGTCGGGGCCGACACCGCATCGGGCGTGGCGCTTGCTTCCTCTTCCCCCGGGCGCGGCCCGAAGCGCGCAGCGGGGGGTCCATGGAGAACGTCCGGTTCGAGCCACAGCAGTTGGAGGACGAGCCACTCGGGTTCGAGGGCATCATCGGCCGCCACCCGAGCATGGAAGACATCTTCGAGGTGATCCGCCGGGTGGCGCCGACGGACGCCACCGTGCTGATCGCGGGCGAGAGCGGCACCGGCAAGGAGCTGGTCGCGGCCGCGCTGCACCGGCTCTCGGCGCGCGCCGCGGGCCGCTTCGTGCCCGTCCACTGCGGCGCCATCCCGGAGGAGCTGCTGGAGAGCGAGATGTTCGGGCACGAGCGCGGCGCGTTCACGGGCGCGGTCGCGAGCCGCCTGGGCCGCTTCAAGCTCGCTGACCAGGGCACCATCTTCCTCGACGAGATCGGCGAGATGAGCCCGAAGCTCCAGGTGAAGCTGCTGCGCGTGCTCGAGGACGGGCGGTTCGAGTCGGTCGGCAGCGTGGTCACGCAGCAGGTCGACGTGCGGATCATCGCGGCGACCAATCGCGCCCTGGACGAGGCGGTCACGGCAAAGCAGTTCCGCGAGGATCTCTTCTACCGCCTGCGTGTGGTGCCGATCGAGATGCCGCCGCTCAGGCGCAGACGGGAAGACATTCCGCTCCTCGTGCGAGGGACGCTCGCCCAGCTCGCGGAGAAGGGCCTGCCGCGTTTCGACGTCACCCCGGCCGCCCTCGCGGCGCTCGAGCGCTACTCATGGCCGGGCAACGTGCGCGAGCTTCGCAACTTGCTCGAGCACATGGTCGTCCTCGGACGGCCCGAGCGCGTGATCGAGGTCCACGACCTCCCGCCGCACGTGATCGCCGCCCAGG
This genomic window contains:
- a CDS encoding FliA/WhiG family RNA polymerase sigma factor gives rise to the protein MGTGHGAARRRAGRAATAYAPLAGNREDVLRRHLPLVRRVVQRLAARKPPHIELDDLVSWGIVGLLDAIGKYDPRKEASFSTYAQFRIRGAILDHLRSLDWVPRSVRQKASLIEKTAHTLEGALGRPPREEEIARELGLSLETYQELLARIGEMSLFSLEDLGFGRGEERLNLERRFEEDEEDPLGALLTRERVDLVAAAIARLPEREKLVITLYYHEELTMKEVGAVLGLTESRVSQLHSQAMLRLKVPLSHHFGDRHDEQER
- a CDS encoding flagellar biosynthesis anti-sigma factor FlgM, which produces MKVNDPKVPLHPPLGGTNGLAGLASEEGSLDRLREEKVTGLRALMATGTYSANVQDVARRFLRELLEELLAGRV
- the csrA gene encoding carbon storage regulator CsrA, translated to MLVLTRKLGEVIRVGDAVTVHVLEVRGNQVRLGVEAPADVRIYREEIYRAILEAGESPHPIRPGGRAPRLQK
- a CDS encoding sigma-54-dependent Fis family transcriptional regulator, which gives rise to MENVRFEPQQLEDEPLGFEGIIGRHPSMEDIFEVIRRVAPTDATVLIAGESGTGKELVAAALHRLSARAAGRFVPVHCGAIPEELLESEMFGHERGAFTGAVASRLGRFKLADQGTIFLDEIGEMSPKLQVKLLRVLEDGRFESVGSVVTQQVDVRIIAATNRALDEAVTAKQFREDLFYRLRVVPIEMPPLRRRREDIPLLVRGTLAQLAEKGLPRFDVTPAALAALERYSWPGNVRELRNLLEHMVVLGRPERVIEVHDLPPHVIAAQESGEAQAAMPWQFGPAGIDFYREMEAIEDRIIAQALRLSGGNKKEAARLLRVNRTTLLEKLKRKRAQGGALAALLGAPRGTEVVGGHGWIEG